From a single Desulfuromonas acetoxidans DSM 684 genomic region:
- a CDS encoding tetratricopeptide repeat protein, whose translation MANKDKILAAAQKHLQKNNLARAVKEYLKVLKIDDRDVRSRQKLAELYSRLGKTEEALTEYETVAAHYAENTFYLKAIAVYKQMQKLDPQNTAYTLKLAKLNEQQGLVGNALSEYRVLLQHHQQYQEHDEAIKVLLRMQELDPENITIGMQTAEFYAKIDKTDEAIQAFEKVEQRIHDLGNYKQLQKFYERFTEVWPDNLGVKVNYGTAMVEFGEPLGGVQFLTNLQRQHPQDLTVLSALARGYHACSDFSHELECLQKLVQAEPDNLDYWLRLYQASVDVEQYELTLSSLEKKRQAFFAAERVAELKPFYEKMYEVFPDNKELLPSLHAVYEYLGEGEKLFNVLSTEDSTGEDLFAGGGEDDFAAGDDFAGGDVNAFDTVSFDEVTPSVSDESSSDDSVEFDELEFDLVDDAQGEGDETSFDDISFDISDDDSSGGSAPVDIQTDLEEADFYLQQGLLDEAEQVCKRLAQACPGNAEIQQRLDAIASQRQGDKPEAAVQADVQPTKAPVQVQAADSDESFDLDMVIDDSFVAPLENVDLNMGEEDIDSSLEGSLGQATTDDGVHDLADSQRGVQTVIGDEDTESAYNLGVAYKEMGLYDDAIAEFDKAIRSPLRKIDSLTLKAACYIDQQKFDQAEDVLTQGLSDSLLSTKDRVVLYYETGLLYEAWHRYADALASYQVVADNDATFRDVSIKIIELKELVDDDSGSAQGESRVSYL comes from the coding sequence GTGGCAAATAAAGATAAAATTTTAGCAGCAGCTCAAAAGCATCTGCAGAAGAATAATCTCGCCAGAGCGGTTAAGGAGTACCTGAAGGTGCTTAAAATCGATGACCGGGATGTGCGCAGTCGCCAAAAGCTTGCTGAACTCTACAGTCGACTTGGAAAGACTGAAGAGGCATTAACGGAATATGAAACGGTTGCAGCGCACTACGCTGAAAACACCTTCTACCTTAAGGCCATTGCGGTTTACAAGCAGATGCAGAAACTTGATCCGCAAAATACCGCGTATACCCTGAAACTGGCCAAACTCAATGAACAGCAGGGGCTGGTCGGTAATGCCCTGTCTGAGTACCGCGTCCTGTTGCAACACCATCAGCAATATCAAGAGCATGATGAAGCGATTAAGGTCCTGCTGCGCATGCAGGAACTTGATCCCGAGAATATTACCATCGGTATGCAGACGGCAGAGTTTTATGCCAAGATCGATAAAACCGATGAAGCGATCCAGGCCTTTGAGAAGGTGGAACAGCGCATTCACGATCTGGGTAATTACAAACAACTGCAGAAATTTTACGAGCGTTTCACCGAGGTGTGGCCCGACAATTTAGGCGTCAAGGTGAATTACGGCACGGCCATGGTTGAGTTCGGCGAGCCTCTGGGCGGTGTTCAGTTCCTGACCAATCTGCAGCGGCAACATCCACAGGACCTTACGGTTCTGTCGGCCTTGGCACGTGGTTATCATGCCTGCAGTGATTTCTCCCATGAACTTGAATGTCTGCAGAAGTTAGTTCAGGCTGAGCCCGATAACCTGGATTACTGGCTGCGTCTTTATCAGGCCAGTGTCGATGTTGAGCAATACGAGCTGACTCTGAGTTCTTTGGAGAAAAAACGGCAGGCGTTTTTTGCCGCTGAACGTGTTGCCGAACTAAAACCCTTTTACGAAAAGATGTACGAGGTTTTTCCGGACAACAAAGAGCTGCTGCCCTCCCTTCATGCGGTGTATGAGTATCTTGGTGAAGGGGAGAAGCTGTTCAATGTCCTGTCCACTGAAGACTCGACCGGGGAAGATCTTTTTGCCGGTGGCGGTGAAGATGATTTTGCTGCGGGCGATGATTTTGCAGGTGGTGATGTTAACGCGTTTGACACCGTTAGTTTTGATGAGGTAACCCCGTCTGTCAGTGACGAAAGTTCGTCAGACGATTCCGTCGAATTTGATGAGCTGGAGTTTGATCTCGTTGATGACGCTCAGGGTGAAGGCGACGAGACCTCCTTTGATGATATCAGTTTTGATATCAGTGATGATGACAGCAGTGGCGGCTCGGCACCCGTTGATATTCAGACCGACTTGGAAGAAGCGGACTTTTATCTGCAACAGGGACTTCTTGATGAAGCCGAACAGGTCTGCAAACGTTTGGCTCAGGCGTGTCCCGGCAATGCCGAGATTCAACAGCGTCTCGACGCTATTGCTTCTCAGCGCCAAGGGGATAAACCGGAGGCGGCGGTCCAGGCCGATGTGCAACCGACCAAGGCACCTGTTCAGGTTCAGGCTGCGGACAGTGATGAATCATTTGATCTCGACATGGTGATTGATGATTCCTTTGTCGCTCCGTTGGAGAATGTCGATCTCAACATGGGCGAGGAGGATATTGACTCCAGCCTCGAAGGGTCATTAGGCCAGGCGACTACCGATGATGGTGTGCATGATTTGGCGGATTCCCAGCGCGGGGTTCAAACGGTTATCGGTGATGAAGATACTGAATCGGCCTACAATCTCGGCGTGGCCTATAAAGAGATGGGTCTTTACGATGACGCCATTGCTGAATTTGATAAGGCGATCCGCAGTCCGCTGCGTAAAATTGACAGCTTGACCCTGAAAGCGGCATGCTATATTGATCAACAGAAATTTGATCAGGCTGAAGACGTTCTGACGCAGGGGCTGTCCGACTCTTTGTTGAGTACGAAGGATCGCGTTGTGCTGTATTACGAGACCGGGCTGCTTTACGAGGCATGGCATCGCTATGCTGATGCCTTGGCCAGCTATCAGGTCGTAGCGGATAATGATGCCACGTTCCGTGATGTCAGTATTAAAATCATTGAACTCAAGGAGCTGGTTGACGATGACTCTGGTTCAGCACAAGGTGAATCGCGGGTTTCGTATTTATAA
- a CDS encoding pseudouridine synthase: MATVERLQKLIAQAGLASRRQAEQWLKDGRVRVNGRSVTLGDKADPSVDRIEVDGKALPRAEQKLYLLLNKPLGYVTTLKDPQGRPTIRRFLKGIPQRVYPVGRLDVNSEGLLLLTNDGALTQHLLHPRHQVSKTYRVKVNGRISPQACRQLEQGVELEDGVTAPAVVRNVHHSPRNSWFDLEIREGRNRQVRRMCRGVGFEVSALKRIRIGSLELGTLAKGQCRSLTSKEIQDLKSLFRHQ; the protein is encoded by the coding sequence ATGGCAACAGTTGAGCGTTTACAGAAATTGATCGCCCAAGCCGGGCTGGCATCACGTCGGCAGGCTGAACAGTGGCTCAAAGATGGCAGAGTGCGTGTCAATGGTCGTTCGGTGACACTTGGAGACAAAGCCGATCCGTCTGTTGACCGCATAGAGGTTGATGGGAAGGCGTTACCGCGGGCGGAACAGAAACTCTACCTGCTTCTAAATAAACCGCTGGGCTATGTGACAACGCTCAAAGATCCTCAGGGTCGACCGACGATCCGCCGTTTTTTAAAAGGGATTCCGCAGCGGGTCTATCCGGTGGGGCGTCTTGATGTCAACAGTGAGGGGTTGCTGTTGTTGACCAATGACGGTGCCCTGACTCAGCATTTGCTGCATCCTCGTCATCAGGTCAGTAAAACCTACCGGGTTAAAGTCAATGGGCGAATCAGTCCTCAGGCCTGTCGGCAACTTGAGCAAGGTGTGGAACTGGAGGATGGCGTGACGGCTCCAGCTGTGGTGCGCAATGTTCATCATTCGCCGCGCAACAGTTGGTTTGACCTGGAAATTCGTGAAGGTCGTAACCGTCAGGTGCGGCGGATGTGCCGGGGGGTTGGCTTCGAGGTGAGTGCTTTGAAGCGCATACGGATTGGTTCTCTTGAATTAGGGACGCTGGCCAAGGGGCAATGCCGCTCTTTGACTTCCAAGGAAATTCAAGACCTTAAGTCCTTGTTCAGACATCAGTAA
- the scpB gene encoding SMC-Scp complex subunit ScpB, protein MDTNDSPLKARLEAVLFSSDEPLRFDRLQALFEVETTVLRQALQELMVEYAQDNRGVVLQEVAGGFQIRTRAEYAAWILKLNKSRVTRLSKAATESLAIIAYRQPVTRAEIEYLRGVDSGGVVRMLMEKQLVKIVGKKDVPGRPLLYGTSRHFLEFFGLKDLSELPNLQEFADPEDGALSLEMDFDGHGNS, encoded by the coding sequence ATGGATACCAATGACAGTCCTCTCAAGGCGCGCCTTGAAGCTGTTTTGTTCAGCAGTGACGAACCGTTGCGGTTTGATCGTCTGCAGGCCTTGTTTGAGGTAGAGACCACGGTCTTGCGCCAGGCGCTGCAGGAGTTGATGGTTGAATATGCTCAGGATAATCGCGGCGTAGTGTTGCAGGAGGTGGCGGGTGGATTCCAGATCCGCACCCGTGCCGAATACGCTGCGTGGATTTTGAAGCTCAATAAAAGTCGCGTAACCCGGCTGTCCAAAGCTGCGACGGAAAGCCTGGCTATTATCGCCTATCGCCAACCGGTGACCCGGGCAGAAATTGAATATCTACGTGGTGTTGACTCTGGCGGCGTGGTGCGCATGCTGATGGAAAAACAGCTGGTGAAAATTGTCGGGAAGAAAGATGTTCCCGGTCGTCCATTGCTCTATGGAACCAGCCGCCATTTTCTTGAATTTTTCGGTTTAAAGGACTTATCGGAATTGCCCAACTTGCAGGAGTTCGCCGATCCTGAAGACGGGGCCCTCTCTTTGGAAATGGATTTTGACGGGCATGGCAACAGTTGA
- a CDS encoding CBS domain-containing protein produces MDVVTTHINADFDCLGAMVAARLLYPGARLVFAGAQEPALRDFLKHYAHGMEFTRFKELDVKQIRRLILVDVNRASRIGPFEPLLRNPAIEFHLYDHHPIAASERVPDVEMVRRVGSTVTLMCELLKERGLIPDARQATMMMLGLYEDTGNLLFSSTTVADYAAGSFLLECGAQLDVVSDYLNRELSAAQVDLLHQLLNSRQVMTIKGVEVNLAHASIDRYVGDIAVLAHKIRDMENLDVLIVAVRLEDRVFLVARSRLEQVHVGQVMAALGGGGHATAASATVRDKTLVQVMDGLPTLLDDVIAPQWQARHLMSAPARSVEGLAALSKARDLLTRYNINALLVVEGAELKGYITRQTVERAIHHGLSTSAVRDYMSTEFGRVAPDTELSQVQQLIVEQRQRFVPVVDGHAVVGVITRADLLRHLVSGGRALRQPSDQVLAGDGIGLHPRHVQRLIQTRLPKRIQQLLSQISSVADEVGCSVYAVGGFVRDLLLHKKNLDVDIVVEGNAIDFARRFADQHACRVRAHEKFVTAVVIFDDGYKLDVASTRTEYYLEPGALPNVEEASIKLDLYRRDFTINTLALALNHDSYGELLDYFGAQRDLHDKAIRVLHNLSFVEDPTRMFRAVRFEQRLGFKLGMHTENLLRSAVEMDFVQRVGPLRLFNELTIILNEENPFPAISRLEELGLLACLCDQWRVDARVKESFRQAQKALHWHELLYTGSPVERWVVYFLCLSQPLSDDAMAAVCGKLSVPQRWQDILVGERCRVMKVFHRLERDQQKLAEYRPSEVSQRLKGIGDEMLLYAMARTHSDAVRLAVSQYLTQWRDVKPLLNGDDLIALGVDRGPRIGEVLALLRDARLDAEVSSRQDEVDFVRSCQMSC; encoded by the coding sequence ATGGATGTTGTAACCACCCACATTAATGCCGATTTTGATTGCCTGGGTGCCATGGTTGCGGCCCGGTTGTTGTATCCTGGGGCGCGTCTGGTGTTTGCCGGAGCCCAGGAACCGGCTTTGCGTGACTTCTTGAAACATTATGCGCATGGCATGGAATTTACCCGCTTCAAAGAGCTTGATGTTAAACAGATCCGACGTCTGATTCTGGTGGACGTCAACCGGGCGTCACGTATCGGCCCGTTTGAGCCGTTGCTGCGGAATCCGGCCATCGAATTTCATCTCTACGACCATCATCCCATTGCCGCCAGTGAGCGTGTTCCAGACGTTGAGATGGTGCGCCGGGTCGGGTCTACTGTGACCCTGATGTGTGAGTTGCTCAAAGAGCGGGGGCTCATTCCCGATGCCCGTCAGGCGACCATGATGATGCTCGGCCTCTACGAAGATACCGGCAATCTGCTGTTTTCATCGACGACGGTGGCCGATTATGCGGCGGGATCTTTTTTGTTGGAGTGCGGGGCTCAGCTCGATGTGGTGTCCGACTATCTCAATCGAGAGTTATCCGCCGCGCAGGTAGATCTTCTCCATCAGTTGCTCAATTCGCGCCAAGTGATGACCATCAAGGGCGTTGAAGTCAATCTGGCCCATGCTTCCATTGATCGCTATGTTGGTGATATTGCTGTGCTGGCACACAAAATTCGCGATATGGAGAATCTCGATGTGCTGATCGTGGCGGTTCGGCTGGAGGATCGGGTGTTCCTGGTGGCGCGTTCACGGTTGGAGCAGGTTCATGTCGGTCAGGTGATGGCCGCGCTCGGAGGGGGTGGCCATGCCACGGCCGCTTCGGCGACGGTTCGTGACAAGACCCTGGTGCAGGTGATGGATGGTTTGCCGACCCTGCTCGATGACGTGATTGCACCGCAATGGCAGGCCCGCCATCTGATGTCAGCTCCGGCTCGCTCTGTTGAAGGGCTGGCTGCGCTGAGCAAGGCGCGCGATTTGCTGACCCGCTACAATATTAATGCTCTGCTGGTTGTCGAGGGAGCCGAGCTGAAAGGCTATATCACGCGGCAGACCGTGGAGCGGGCGATCCATCATGGCCTGAGCACCAGTGCCGTGCGTGATTACATGTCAACGGAGTTTGGCCGGGTTGCCCCGGATACGGAGCTGTCGCAGGTACAGCAGCTGATTGTTGAGCAGCGTCAGCGGTTTGTGCCGGTGGTCGATGGACACGCGGTGGTTGGGGTGATCACTCGCGCCGATCTGTTGCGTCATCTGGTGTCCGGTGGTCGAGCCTTGCGTCAGCCGTCAGATCAGGTGTTGGCCGGAGACGGTATCGGCTTGCACCCTCGTCATGTCCAGCGCCTGATTCAGACCCGGTTGCCGAAGCGGATTCAGCAACTTCTCAGTCAGATTTCCTCTGTTGCCGATGAGGTGGGCTGTTCCGTGTATGCGGTGGGCGGTTTTGTCCGTGATCTGTTGCTGCATAAAAAAAACCTTGATGTGGATATTGTCGTGGAGGGCAATGCCATTGATTTTGCCCGCCGTTTTGCCGACCAACACGCCTGCCGGGTGCGGGCCCATGAGAAGTTTGTCACGGCGGTGGTTATCTTTGACGATGGCTATAAGCTGGATGTAGCCTCTACCCGCACCGAGTATTACCTGGAACCGGGGGCGTTGCCCAATGTTGAGGAGGCGTCGATCAAGCTTGATTTGTACCGGCGCGATTTTACCATCAACACACTGGCGCTGGCGTTGAATCACGACAGCTATGGTGAATTGCTTGATTACTTTGGCGCCCAGCGCGATTTGCACGACAAGGCGATTCGGGTCTTGCACAACTTGAGTTTTGTTGAAGATCCGACGCGTATGTTTCGGGCGGTTCGTTTTGAGCAACGGTTGGGTTTTAAGCTTGGTATGCATACGGAAAATCTGTTGCGCAGTGCCGTGGAGATGGACTTTGTTCAGCGCGTCGGTCCGCTGCGTTTGTTCAATGAACTGACCATTATTCTCAATGAGGAGAACCCCTTTCCGGCGATCTCTCGTCTGGAAGAGTTGGGGCTTCTGGCCTGTCTGTGTGATCAATGGCGGGTTGATGCCCGGGTTAAAGAGTCGTTTCGTCAGGCGCAAAAAGCATTGCACTGGCATGAGTTGCTTTATACCGGTAGCCCCGTTGAACGCTGGGTGGTGTATTTTTTGTGCTTGAGTCAGCCATTATCCGATGACGCAATGGCCGCTGTTTGTGGTAAACTGTCGGTTCCCCAACGCTGGCAGGATATTCTGGTTGGTGAACGTTGCCGGGTGATGAAAGTCTTTCATCGCTTGGAGCGCGATCAACAAAAGTTGGCCGAATATCGCCCCAGTGAAGTGTCGCAACGACTCAAGGGGATTGGTGATGAAATGTTGCTCTATGCCATGGCTCGTACGCACAGTGATGCGGTGCGGCTGGCTGTCTCCCAGTACTTAACCCAATGGCGCGATGTGAAGCCGCTGCTCAATGGCGATGATTTGATCGCTCTAGGTGTTGATCGTGGTCCGCGCATCGGCGAGGTGCTTGCTCTTTTACGTGATGCGCGTCTTGACGCAGAAGTCTCGTCACGGCAGGATGAGGTCGATTTTGTTCGCTCTTGCCAAATGTCCTGCTGA
- a CDS encoding ExeA family protein, protein MSYTEYFGLEREAFSNAPDARFYFDSEQHSQALTRVLRAVDSNKGLAVLVGGIGSGKTTLARRMLDTLPSEMYESSLLVMVHSGITPEWILTRIAMQLGVAKPAADRMMVLKQLYERLLEIDKQGRRAVVLIDEAQMLQTRALMEEFRGLLNLEIPGKKLLNVIFFGLPEVEECLRLDEPLAQRVAMRYYLHSLNEESTLAYIKHRLQVSGAKNMLFSGPAVKLIFQYSAGVPRLINTLCDNCLFEAYLQKLTGVVPQIVQSVAGDLGLAQLPLTQATQGVDAHLSKIETTLSKMEQRRS, encoded by the coding sequence ATGAGTTATACCGAATATTTCGGCCTGGAACGTGAGGCCTTTTCAAATGCCCCGGATGCCCGTTTTTACTTTGACAGTGAACAGCACAGTCAGGCTCTGACGCGTGTTTTACGCGCTGTGGACTCCAATAAGGGGTTGGCAGTTCTGGTGGGCGGCATTGGCTCGGGGAAAACCACACTTGCTCGGCGCATGCTCGACACCCTGCCTTCAGAGATGTATGAGTCTTCGTTGCTGGTGATGGTACATTCCGGGATTACGCCGGAATGGATCTTGACCCGTATTGCCATGCAGCTGGGTGTTGCCAAACCGGCAGCTGATCGTATGATGGTTCTCAAGCAGCTTTATGAGCGGTTGCTGGAGATTGACAAACAGGGGCGCCGGGCTGTGGTGTTGATCGATGAGGCGCAGATGCTGCAAACCCGAGCTTTGATGGAAGAGTTTCGCGGTTTGCTTAATCTGGAGATCCCCGGTAAAAAGTTGCTTAATGTGATTTTTTTCGGCCTGCCGGAAGTTGAGGAGTGTTTGCGCCTTGATGAACCACTCGCTCAGCGGGTCGCCATGCGCTATTATCTACATTCTTTAAATGAAGAGTCGACTCTGGCCTATATCAAGCACCGCTTGCAGGTGTCTGGGGCGAAAAACATGCTGTTCTCCGGGCCCGCCGTCAAGCTGATCTTTCAATACTCCGCCGGTGTTCCCAGACTGATCAACACGCTGTGTGATAATTGTCTGTTTGAGGCCTATTTACAAAAACTTACCGGAGTGGTGCCGCAGATCGTGCAAAGTGTGGCAGGTGATCTGGGGTTGGCTCAGTTGCCCCTTACTCAGGCAACTCAAGGTGTTGATGCCCATCTGAGTAAAATTGAAACCACATTGTCCAAGATGGAACAGCGGCGCTCCTGA
- a CDS encoding site-2 protease family protein gives MEQIFLKISIMLVPALLAVTVHEVAHGYAADRLGDPTARLLGRLTLNPLRHLDPVGTLALLFVGFGWARPVPVNVTNLRHPHRSMLWVALAGPTANFTLALLSALLLHLVGLIEGLGLAWLNVVTHPISLMAAFSLYINVILAVFNLIPVPPLDGGRVLAAMLPIRYAAMLMKLEPFGFFIVIAVVFFTDVWHNLLGPVIIGLVAFFAGQQWSVVEAVIHFLFSRG, from the coding sequence ATGGAACAGATTTTTCTTAAAATTTCAATCATGCTGGTGCCGGCCTTGTTGGCGGTGACGGTGCATGAAGTTGCTCATGGGTATGCGGCTGACCGTCTCGGAGATCCGACCGCGCGGCTGTTGGGGCGGTTGACCCTGAACCCGTTGCGTCATCTGGACCCTGTCGGCACCCTGGCCTTGCTGTTTGTCGGCTTTGGCTGGGCGCGGCCGGTTCCGGTAAATGTGACCAATCTGCGACATCCTCACCGCAGTATGCTGTGGGTAGCTTTGGCCGGTCCGACGGCCAATTTTACTCTGGCTCTGCTATCGGCGCTGTTGCTCCATCTGGTTGGTTTAATTGAAGGGCTTGGTCTGGCCTGGTTGAATGTTGTGACCCATCCGATCTCGTTGATGGCTGCTTTCAGTCTGTATATCAATGTGATCCTGGCCGTGTTCAACCTGATTCCGGTTCCGCCGCTGGATGGTGGACGTGTGCTGGCCGCCATGTTGCCGATCCGCTATGCCGCCATGTTGATGAAGCTTGAACCGTTTGGTTTCTTTATCGTCATTGCCGTGGTCTTCTTCACCGATGTGTGGCACAACCTGCTTGGACCGGTCATTATCGGTCTGGTCGCTTTTTTCGCCGGTCAACAGTGGAGTGTTGTTGAGGCGGTGATCCATTTCCTGTTCAGTCGTGGATAA
- a CDS encoding segregation and condensation protein A gives MLETPTPAAYQVHLESFDGPLDLLLHLVHKNEMDIYDISMAQITRQYLEYLDQMKEHNLDIASEFLVMAATLMHIKSRMLLPRRDPDEGEEDEIDPRAELVQRLLEYRRYKDGAEQLEGYPQLNRDVFVRPDGIEDVAEDDPEPMVHDVGVYDLVKALRELLEEAPAPPVHAVSKSALTVAQGLRRLLARLRHKEMVSFRDCFAPSPQRDEIVIIFIAVLELVKLQLCRVVQLNQKGTLYLYPAESVRRGEVERLEGVDHGYQ, from the coding sequence TTGCTCGAAACTCCGACTCCTGCCGCCTATCAAGTGCACCTGGAAAGTTTTGACGGACCACTTGACCTGCTGCTGCATCTGGTGCACAAAAATGAGATGGATATCTACGATATCTCTATGGCCCAGATTACCCGGCAATATCTTGAATATCTCGATCAGATGAAGGAACACAATCTCGATATTGCCAGTGAATTTCTCGTCATGGCGGCCACCCTAATGCATATTAAATCACGGATGCTGCTGCCGCGACGTGACCCGGATGAGGGAGAAGAGGACGAGATTGATCCGCGGGCTGAACTGGTTCAGCGTTTGCTCGAATATCGCCGTTATAAGGACGGAGCCGAGCAGTTGGAAGGCTATCCGCAACTGAATCGTGATGTGTTTGTGCGCCCGGACGGCATTGAGGATGTTGCTGAGGACGACCCGGAGCCGATGGTTCACGATGTGGGCGTCTACGATCTGGTCAAGGCTCTGCGCGAATTACTTGAGGAAGCGCCGGCCCCTCCGGTTCATGCCGTCAGCAAATCGGCTCTGACCGTGGCGCAGGGGCTGCGCCGCCTGTTGGCTCGGCTGCGTCATAAGGAGATGGTGTCGTTTCGTGATTGCTTTGCGCCATCCCCGCAACGTGATGAAATTGTCATCATCTTTATCGCGGTTCTGGAACTGGTCAAGTTGCAGTTGTGTCGGGTTGTCCAGCTTAATCAGAAAGGAACCCTCTATCTTTATCCGGCGGAATCTGTGCGCCGTGGTGAGGTGGAGCGGCTTGAAGGAGTCGATCATGGATACCAATGA